Proteins from a genomic interval of Musa acuminata AAA Group cultivar baxijiao chromosome BXJ1-9, Cavendish_Baxijiao_AAA, whole genome shotgun sequence:
- the LOC103999062 gene encoding uncharacterized protein LOC103999062, with the protein MDQPPWPVLQTKSKPNSSSRTPLNPKKLPISILLFSLPLLYVSLLRIPPSTLFTDTAFWFVLSNSIVVVVAADSGMFSSSSTAGSDLYDEYIKLKSPPWFERAADASAVAEETEEIRTDCREEESEYSKMSNEELNRRVEEFIRRFNREMRLQVRDE; encoded by the coding sequence ATGGATCAACCACCATGGCCAGTGCTCCAAACCAAGTCCAAGCCAAACTCCAGCAGCAGAACTCCCCTCAACCCAAAGAAGCTTCCCATCtccattcttctcttctccctccccCTCCTCTACGTCTCTCTCCTCCGCATCCCTCCCTCCACCCTCTTCACCGACACCGCCTTCTGGTTCGTCCTCTCCAACTCCATCGTCGTCGTCGTGGCCGCCGATTCCGGCATGTTCTCCTCCTCAAGCACCGCCGGCAGCGACCTCTACGACGAGTACATCAAGCTGAAGTCACCTCCATGGTTTGAAAGGGCTGCGGATGCAAGCGCCGTAGCTGAGGAGACCGAAGAGATCAGAACGGACTGCAGAGAGGAGGAGAGTGAGTATTCGAAGATGTCCAACGAAGAGCTCAACAGGAGAGTGGAAGAGTTCATTAGGAGATTTAATAGGGAGATGAGACTTCAGGTTAGAGACGAATGA